CTCTTGTTGCTTCTTTTACCGCATCTCTAGTGAAGGAACTTGTTGTTACAAATAATCCTTTGTCTGCTCTTCCTTGTAATGCCCCTCTAAAATCTCTGATTTCAGAAGCTGTGATAGAATTTTCCCTATATCTTTTACATTGAAATAAAACATTAAAGCTAATGAATCCAGCTATTCTAAATATTCCTTTTCCATCAATTCCTCCATCTCCACTTTTTCCTGTAACTTCAACTTGGTGAAATCCAGATTCTCTAAGAATTCTTTTAAAAAGTCTTTCAAAGGCATCTGGCTTAATATCGAAGAGAATATTCTTTAAGGTTATTCTCCAATCTTGAAATTCTTCTGGAGCATCAAGATCATTGCTATCAAATTCTGATATTTCATTTTTTTCTTTTTTCTCTGATTTTGAAATAGATCTGACTAGATTTACTACGTCTTTCGGGTTTAATTCATTTATATCTTTGCTGGCTTTTGTAAGAGACCAAATCCCTCTAGAGGAATTTTCTAAAAATCCTGCTCTTTTGAGATAAGTCCTTGTCCATGCCAGTCGATACTCAACTTCACTTCTAGATCCTTTGTCTCCATGAGGTATCTCGAGAATATTATTGGGAAGTTGCATCAAATTGAAGACTTTTTCATTAATTTCATCAATTGTGCCTGATCCTCCAAGTTCCTTTAAGGAATTTAATAGAGGATTCATCATTTCATCATATGTTGGTAATTTCATAATATTTATTCAGTTTGGTTTTTGGGGATTACGCATAACGAACTAGGGGAGACGACGTTCCCTGACCCTGAGTCCCGACGGGACGTTAGGGACTGGCACGTAGCTTGCGTATGCGAGCGAGTGACAGAAAGGGAATGTGGCGTAGCCCAAGCAAGGCCGTAGTGCCGCAGCGCAGCGTTTCCCCGTTGTTATACGACGTGACAATTAGAATACGGTAGAGGCTGAAATATAGAATCCTCTAATGATTTCTTTTCCATTCGATAACTTACTACTTTGGATACCATAAGAATTTCTAAAAGAAGAATACGAATAATAAGTATCATTTAAATCTTCGTATTTAAAATATGAAT
This sequence is a window from Leptospira montravelensis. Protein-coding genes within it:
- a CDS encoding restriction endonuclease, which translates into the protein MKLPTYDEMMNPLLNSLKELGGSGTIDEINEKVFNLMQLPNNILEIPHGDKGSRSEVEYRLAWTRTYLKRAGFLENSSRGIWSLTKASKDINELNPKDVVNLVRSISKSEKKEKNEISEFDSNDLDAPEEFQDWRITLKNILFDIKPDAFERLFKRILRESGFHQVEVTGKSGDGGIDGKGIFRIAGFISFNVLFQCKRYRENSITASEIRDFRGALQGRADKGLFVTTSSFTRDAVKEATRDGAPPIDLIDGDALLDKLKELKLGLDIKIVEKIEIKKEWFDSL